Sequence from the Rutidosis leptorrhynchoides isolate AG116_Rl617_1_P2 chromosome 3, CSIRO_AGI_Rlap_v1, whole genome shotgun sequence genome:
tatgacgaatcactataatcttatttccttcatttacgataacttccctcatacgctttgagtaatcgaattattttatccagactttttagacatgataaaacttcataatcgtcataataacattctcattgttagccataacgacctctatcaaatttcggggacgaaatttctttaacgggtaggtactgtgacgacccggaaatttttgactaaatttaaactttatctttatattattctgacacgataagcaatgtttgttaagttaaatctcaaggattttaaactatgtttatacattcatttaaacctcgaccaaattccaatgattcacgaaccattaaatgaacatatatgaatatgtatgtatatgtgtatatgttataaattgaaaatgtcaacaaagtatttaaaagtataatgctttatatgaatgtatttgtttcaatatgattatcgacgaaattaaaaaaatatatattaaatgattgaattatcagaaacattgaattatgattacaagtctctgttgagaggtccactatgatttgagaaatctattcctcttaatgatattcggaataatttgtaaagctatttataaataaaaataaaaagtgtcatttacgaaagttagacaaaagctattggagaattggtttccataatattctattaatctattttcaaacgtacaaaaacgttttcagtttaaaaagaactttattattaaaacgtatataacttttataaatatctagaatcacttttgacaactcattacttaaccagtataataaatataacgatatttatatttcatttcattaaatatatataacgatttaaattaatattatatatatttatacacgtattatacatacatagtttttaaatttttactatactttaactttacctttactttactttacctttactttaactttaataattcatactttaataattcatactttaataattcactttaataattcatactttaataattcactttaataattcatactttaataattcactttaataatacatactttaataatttactttaataattcatactttaataattcactttaataattcatactttaataattcactttaataattcatactttaataattcactttaataattcaaaaatctattataaatagaattcaataggtttcattatttcatagaaacttgaaaatatatttctctaaactctctcaatcgattatatatatatatatatatatatatatatatatatatatatatatatatatatatatatatttgctctatattatttcaagatattattagtatacataaaatattacgacggagtgatgtccgagtgatttcaaaatagttttttgaatgagtcgaagctaaggaaattatgggttatagctatggaggtgatgggtatggttcatgggtatgctcgtgaggtcaatctagtttttatcatctccgttgcgtctacgtactttcctgcaatattgaatctcaatattgatacgtgagcactcataacttaacttttatatatcaatagtgtatccctgactagtgctcgagtatataggattatgcatgcttgtacattcgatattgtccttagataggtttgttgaatcctgaattagatacatatgctactgagatagggtatatgatatgcatgtcattggaaagctagcgaaaaattaagaacttttcatttagatatcgaatggtttcgatgaacggatttgaagttatagtcaactgaattttagtattattgttaaaatgattattattactatcgtcgttattattttaatagaaatatcattgttattataaaatatcattattacatttatgttagtattatcattttatcataataatatttttagtaaatataaatattgttatttttttatagaataataataattattattacaaaataatacaacttttacttattattattatgatcaatattattttatcaaataaataggggatacaaagatatttttcaccacgcgtaatataattacattaataatacttaccactatagttttacgatattaagtgaactttataaattttactacttaagatatataaaagtatattttattatatataaacgttaatataaatttttattaataaatgacttttattattataaaatctaataaatatatttaaatatataaaacgactatagctaagttatataataaacacgtataaattttagaagtcattttgggtcaagttgacttttgcacattagtctcgagcattaggattgtggtacactatgacttgaccaaaaattgttagacaaatattgaccaacatataaatatatataattaatataggttcgtgaatccgaggccaaccttgcacttgttaaatgacgttatatgtatttttactacgaaatacagtatggtgagtttcatttgctcccttttatatatatttttgggactgagaatacatgcgctgtttttataaatgttttatgaaataggcacaagtactaaaactaattctacgtgggtttaaaccagaaatatacccttagcttggtaacattaaactacttgtctatgtacggtaggcgcgaatcctaaagatagatctattgggcctgacaaaccccatcctgactatgggatgctttagtacttcgaggttattttaaacacacctgatctggtgtacttcagagggtaaaacatgaacgttaaggcttgttaccgggtgcctacaacttatagaatacttttatacacttgcgagtgtacatatatttataaacggaaatcttgtggtctattaatatattgaaatgattattatgataaacctatgaactcaccaaccttttggttgacactttaaagcatgtttattctcaggtattaaagaaatcttccgctgtgcattagctcattttaaggatattacttggagtcattcatggcatattttgaaagacgttgcattcgagtaattgagttcatcaagattattgttatgtcaattatagttggatgtattatgaaatggtgtgcattccgtcaactttcgttgtaaagaaaatttgtcttttaaaaacgaatgcaatgtttgtaaaatgtatcatatagaggtcaaaatacctcgcgatgtaatcaactattatgaatcgtttataatgtatatgaacgggtcctttcatacatatttatgaatgataaaactatgtgttaatgccgaaattatcgttacctcggaaaggacataaattgagaaacaacccaaaacgcttgaattaatttaaaatggaatataagagaataaaaagggcaaagaacataataaataaaagccaagtgtggggagaatataccaagttattcaataaaaaattatctatcacatgtttccgtaaagttattgcaggtgcttttgttttggactaaattaactgttttacccgatttactgtaatgaaagatggatctacacgatgaatcaattctatcattaaaaggaagtaaagtcttccgaaaaagaaacgcgcttcttgatttaggtcatgaagttgtcgtctggACCAGctctaggttgacgaaaaatctagaaaagtcatctctaaaatcagcaggaaatccacggacctcagcatcaaacagggtcgccatgtggtcagacttatcctaaccatgagaggatctgtctcgtaaaatggggagggcgccgtgcaaattagcttgataagactaatgaatcagacccccagaaaggataatctccttaaagattaaaaaccatcttttaagcctgatattactcaatccttgagattgaccttaaagattgagaattacaaactcatggaattcgatgatatctaaactcgagcttgaatgagaaaatattttgattaaaattataaaccgatttgttttctgaaaacctattttcaatgcgttcattaccattaaacgtaaaatcctaggaattcacctggaattcattaggtcacctaaaccaaatcgtgtgtcatccgtaagaacggtggttgcatagcatggtcgaagacaggaccttgtgccagaccgaaaaattataaggctgagctttactattgctcctacaaaggatagtaattgcgtccgacacgttatagaccataattaaaagcatgtcaggcgacattgccttaacagttgcttgttcaacgctttcctttacaatcggacggtagtttaccgaaaggtgatATACGgatcaagtatactggacgtgttgctttcctaatacaaggttagcaagtgggtgacacaaaaccataagttttgagctaaaattttcaaatctgaaacccacaaaacccacaaaaatattttgcaacaccggtgaagggttattccggaaaacttatctagggcaaaagctagaatgaattttcaaaagatcaaatgttttcataaagatccaatttcctaaaggatctaaatttttatagtcatgtgggactgtaaaccacatcattactacaattgttcataccgccatctcaaaatcactgatgtacaaagtgtgaagaataaagaagtgattcgtgtgatgtattatattattttaagttatgtattgcttgaggacaagcaacgttcaagtgtggggatatttgatagtgctctaaatgaacatatatttagtagcaatatcctctcaatatgtaaattatttagttgtaattttcctattttaaattgtaattgtttaaataaacaagtgcgaagacaaaaggcgaaaacgaagatttgaagacacaaacgtccaaaaagctcaaatgtacaagatacaattcaaaaggttcaatttattgatgaaaaacgtctaaaaatgacaagagtacaagttacaaaacgcaaagtacaagatattaaattgtacgcaaggacgttcgaaaatccggaaccggaacatgagtcaactctcaacgcgcgacgcaacggtgcaaaaattacaagtcaactatgcacataaataaaatataatatataaataattcttaaaaattatatatatattatattattatttaataacgtcgacaagcaaagatccaaaatgatgtgagctggaaaatcaaactccacgactcgcggagtttgaaggccaaaaactccacgactcgcggagcagccagattccaaaatgcctataaaaggccacgagcttctgcagttttaaaaatatatatatatatacataataataataatactccgtagtataatataaatatatatatatatatatatatatatatatatatatatatatatatatatatatatatatatatatatatatatatatatatatatatatatatatatatatatatatatatatatatatagattagtgttatattagattagtttgtgttatgtaaaagttatttttacgggttttaaagtcggagctctgttcgtgtaccactacgcgataaataatcaatgtaagctatgttctcctttttaaattaatgtctcgtgcttaagttattattatgcttatttaataccgaagtaatcatgatgttgggctaaaaatattaaaattgagtaattgggctttgtaccataattggggtttggataaaagaacgacacttgtggaaattagactatgggctattaatgggttttatattaactaaacaatgccttgttaatttaatatacaaacttataatttgacgtatttatatataaccacatacgcttgactgggtacggtgggcgggatatctataaataccaataattattcattttaccggatacggaactggattaatagttaatagacttgttgaaacaggcaggaattacattcaagggtaattggtgtaattgttaacaaagtagtaaaaccttggtttacacgcagtcgataacctggtgtattcattaaacaaagtattaaaaccttgttacaattcgaatccccaattagttggaatatttaacttcgggaataagaataatttgatgaaggctttcgctctttatatttatgactgatggactattatggacaaatccgtatggacatattaaataatccaggacaaaggacaattaacccagggtaataaataatcaaaacgtcaaacatgatggttacggaagcttaaataagcataatatattttatttcatttttcctcgtacttttatttattgtcattttaattattgttatttattttatattgttatttaaatatcgtcatttactatacgcttcgtttaaaatataaatcgacaaaccggtcattaaacggtaaaaacccccttttatatattattaatataatatattttgtacaaatataattgtttaaaaatatagtgtggattaagcccgctccctgtggaacgaaccggacttactaaaaactatactactctacgattagatacactgcctatagtgttgtagcaaggtttaggtatatctcatttgtaaataaataattaaaacttgtgtaatttgtatcgcttttcatatcaaaaatatatagtatttcacgtatttaatagtatttcctagtaaaaatataatctattttatatacacctcgtacgacatcagtcTCATAAGGTTGTGTTCATACAAGCCACTCTGGTGGTGGGACGGCCGCACAGGTAGCTACTTCCCCGGTAAACGTACTACTCGGTGTCAATAGCGATGTAGAAGTAACTACCTTGGGTGTGAGGTTAATGGTGGGTGTATTGCGTGatacttgaaagactttactttcaagctcaggtcttttggttcaaaacttaattggaagactttacttccaagtttggaagacttgacttccataaCAAAACATGGGAGGACTCGACTCTCCCGGAAGTGTCAAAGCTCAAGGCTTTTATTCACTTGGTTATTTCCCATATAATAATCTTTTATGCTTATATTGAGAAAgggtaggaagtagatactaccccTCCGTAATTAATAGAACAAAGGTGCCATAGTTGTTGactatggcgtgtgttgtctagcaacactagcacgaagccattgctcctaaaGAGGAAAGTACATTGTGAAGCTCGGTAGCTCCTCTTCCtacggtatgatacatcggttggaacatcgtgaaatgatgaaacaaccaatgtcaatatgaaatggtgtggatAAGGAAGTATCCCACACCAAGTAATGTgacattcgggagacttgactcccttaagatGGATGGACTTGAGTCATCCGAAAGTGTTAAAGCATAGAGTTTTAAGCACTTGGTTTTGGAACATACATGGAAGACTTTAACTTCCATGCAAAAGCTTTGACTTTTCTTTTGATTTCATCACTTTAAGTATAAAATATCATTTGGAAGGGGAAGACTTTACTCCCACTTGGGAATTGCAAGCATAaaagaaagactttacttccttagattttGAATCaaaaggaaaagactttactttacCACAAATTTACAAGCTTTAACCATTTAGGTGTTATGATTTGTGTTAATGTAATGGCTAAAAGCTTGTTGTAAAAATTATTATCAACATTGCAAGCTTGATCTTTTTAGCGTGTATGTGACATGTTTAATCTAAAAAGTTTAAAATGACCCGAGGTTATAAGTCTCTCCCTACATATAGTTTGACGTAATGCCCACATTGTATTGAACGATGAAATTAGTAAAATAGAGGGGTATTTTGAAATAGAATAGAAGAGAGAAGAAAGAAAAATGGGGATAGATCCAATGATCTTTGTTGTCACCAATCGGATAAACTTAGTCACCAAAGAATGCAAGTCGATGAGCTTGATGCCTGAACTTACTTCAAGGCTTGAATTAATCAACACAAACTATCCTGCCACTAAGAACCACAAACAAGCAAAAGATACCACAAACAAATCCACAAGCATTCACAAAGTTATTACAATCATATGTGTGATATTGCGCGAAAGTAGCAATACAAGTGTACTACCTCGCACCAAATCAATGATCCTTAGACACACAATTATCAAAATAATTCAAGTTACAGGCCAAATCATAAGATTGTTTCATAAATCATGATGGATATTAGTTACCATTTAACCTTGACGTGCCGAGGTTCCTTCACCTTCACAACGCGTGACCGAGTTGCATGAAGTTTCCTTTAGGATATTCCCTTCTTTGTAATCCTTGACACTGAATTGAGGCATTGGAAGCTTCTCAAACCAATTTAAGTTAATCTTTAGGAACTTGGAAAGTCGAGTTATATAGTGACCACCTGGGAGATTCGATTTGTCTCTAATTGCATCAAAGAGGTAACTTGCAACGAGGTTAAGAACATGAAAAATTTGCTTTCGCTTCTGAACTCTATGAACTAGCCAAATATTGAGCAATGTCATCTTATCCTTATCCTCCATGCGGTGGAAGACCGTATTTGTAAAGAACCCCTGAATACATCTAATCTTGGGACTAGAAAGTGCGTGAGGCACTTGGTTGGATGGTGTGAACTCGGTATTACTAATCTTATGGCGAACCCTTTTTTGATCAAACTCATTTAGATTGAAAGTCTCACATTTGGCCAAGTACATAAAAGTGACATTTGTTAAGGTATCCTTGTAGAGATCTAGACTAGCCATAAATTGTGCCATACTTAATCGCCATTCTTCCCCCTAACCTAAATTCAAGGTAATCTTCTAGACAAGGAGAACGGACTTTGAAGTTGTCCCTTAAAGTTGTTAGAAATTCCCGGGTTAACAAGGGGTTGTCATCCTCGCGGATATCAAGAAAAGGTCCCCATGGGTACATGCTTTGACGATCATGTTCGACTTTGAACGCATATCGAATCTCACTAACCATTCCTGCTAGTTCAAATGGAGCCTAATCAATATACTTGGCTAGGCACACCGGCATTTGAATCCTTTTAATCATCCGAGAATTTAGAGTCTCATTTTGAAGGACCTCTTGTAACTATTCATCGATATCGGATGCTTGCTCTTTTCCTTTCTCTTTGTAAATCACCTGAAAAACAAATGCAATCACACAACAACCGCATCCACAACCTCATAACATTAGCAAACAATAATTTTCCGCTCTTAAAAACAATGGAGAAACATGACCCCCCTACATTTAATCCACTACTACAAGCTTCACAATTGTCATGTTTAGGCTAAAATGATCAATATGCAATGATGGTACAATGGTCAACTTGAGTCAAACTAAATAAGTGCAATTCTAGCAAACCTAAATAACTTTGCAAGCATACCGAAAGCACATATTAAAATCAAAAGCCAGAGTGTTTCATGCTTCAAATCACAATTTCAATGTCAATAAGTCAACGTCGGTCAAACCCTAAAGtcattaaccctaatcataatTCCATAATGAAAGAAACACTAAATTTAAGGGTACGTGGCATTAGCAACTTGGTAGACCAGCAAATAACTTTAGATAACACTCAATTTCATCCCAAACAACCAAACTTAAAAAGCCCTAATTTTTGAAAACCCTAGAATCACAAAGTTGAAATTGTGCAATTAAACATGGAATGACATGTGTAAATCAACAACAATGCAACCTAGAATCAATAAAAGAAACCAggtttttaagtttgtaagtcggaaATAAGAGAATTATATGAGTGTGAGAAAGTGATTTAAATAAACCTCCAAAACACATTTAAAACAGGGCCTGAAATGCAGTTCCAAAAACTGGAATGTCCTTCCATATTACCAGGAATTAAGAACGGTGTTCCTCAATCAATAATTTCGTTCCTCAAATACCGGAGCGTCGTTCCTGTAGCTACGAAAATCATTCCTCAAACGGCCTAGAAAGTGTCTCTAATCAAATTTACACCCCAGAACGTCGTTCCACTTTTCAGGAACCCGTTCCTGTGCAAAAATCAGTTTCTGCAGCATTTTAACTCAAGCAAGCACAATCCTTTTCAAATCACAAACTGTTTTTGGTCTTTTCAGATTTCCCAAATGTATGAAATGTAACTACATGCCAATGCAAGCTAACAAAAATGCAATATTATACTATTCTACATGAAATGCGTGATAGTTTTTGTTCTAGGGTCTATCACATGACCCGTTTAAGCACAAAGGTGTTACTTTGGGTAAAGCTCGAAAGCATTGATTTCATCAAAAGTAAGGTCTCAATCGGTGCCCATTCACCTTAAAGGTGTTGTTATCCCCATAAAACTCAACATACCCCGTTGGGTAAGCTCTCTTGACTATGTAAGGACTCGAACTTCTAGACTTTAACTTACCGGGCGAAaacttaaatcgtgaattgaacaCTAGAACCTTGTCGTTTGGGTGGAATTCCTTAGGTCCCTTAAGTCGGGCGTcatgccatcttttagttttctctttATATGTCAAAGAGTTTTTGTATGCCCCTAACTTAAGTTCTTCTAATTCGTGCATTTGTATGACCCGTTTTTCCTTGGCTTAGTCTAGGTCTAGGTTCACCTCCTTCAATGCCCAAAACGCTCTATGCTTAACCTCTACCGGGAGGTGACATGTTTTCCTATAGATTAAACGAAATAGTATGGTGCCTATTGGTGTCTTATATGCGGTTCTAAATTCCCATAAGGCATCATTAAGTTTAGTTGACCAAACCTTAGGGTTATTGTTAACCGTCTTTTCCAAAATTCTTTTTAAAGATCGATTCGTATtttccacttgaccactcgtttaaGGGTGGTAAGGGATGGAGAAACGATGTGTAATACCATATTTTTCCAATACATTCTCCATAAGACTATTAGCAAAGTGCGTGTCTCGATATGAGATCAACGCCTTTGGGACTCCAAACGTAGCAAATAAACTCTTCAAAAACTTAACCACTACCCGAGCATCATTGGTTGGCAAGGCTTTGCCCTCGGACCATTTAGAGACATAATCAACTGCAACCAAGATATAGAGACACTTGTTAGAATTCggaaatggtcccataaagtcTAAACCccatgatcaagcatagaatattcgggtcgggttcggtccaagcttgacatcaaagaagggggatttaagggtcaactaAGTTTAACTCTCCAGTccagagtaccgtgaataaccccttgcgatATGAAGATCTCAgcgggggtggttaaacatagacccaccatcgacggGTTGTCCGGTTAATGATGGCCCGCACTGGGTTGTAGGGTTTATGTTCGAAGAACTTTACCTGTATATCAAGAGTGTCTAGTGGAATGCTATAAGTCCGGTAGCGTGGGTATAATCGTGCTATATAGATAGCACAACTAGTTCGTACTTTAATACTTAAAATAGTATGTGTGTAAATCCCAAAAGTGGAATCCCCTTACCTTGTGGATTAAGTCTGTTATTTATAGGGCGATCATTATTGTCTTCTATCGCCATGTAATAAGGCTTAAAAGGATCATGGCCTGCAAATAGTACATCCTCAAGTGAGCTGGaccgacaaaagtaaaaagtgttttTTCGGACCTGATTCTTATATGCCAGATGCCCTCTGCTAACTACATCATCGCCTGACATGTATACGTCACCTTGGCGCTTACGAAGGATCCACGCGGATTAGAGACTTTGAACGCTCATCCTTTCAGCGCGCGTCATGCATGGCTCATATAGTGATGCGgtttgatgcgctacacgagctaatcgggtatgcgtatcattacccCACACACCAAATATCTCACATATTTGGATCCCGGTTTGGAGCATTTCATCCTTCTTTGAAATGGATCCGGACCTTTGACAAGAGTCACACCGTTTTACCAACTCGTGTGCGTCTTTAaatatcgtgggccaataaaaactGGAATCAAACACCTTTTTAGCGGTGTGATTCGGACCAAAATGCCCCCCGTTAGTCCACTATGATAACTCTTCAAAATCTCTCAGGCCTCTTGCCTATATACACACCTCTGCATTACTTAATCCTCCCCAATGCAAAACAAGTCCGG
This genomic interval carries:
- the LOC139901975 gene encoding uncharacterized protein, with the protein product MSGDDVVSRGHLAYKNQVRKNTFYFCRSSSLEDVLFAGHDPFKPYYMAIEDNNDRPINNRLNPQVDYVSKWSEGKALPTNDARVVVKFLKSLFATFGVPKALISYRDTHFANSLMENVLEKYGITHRFSIPYHP